A region of the Dickeya chrysanthemi NCPPB 402 genome:
GAGGCTAACGCAAGGATCATGGGAGGATTCATGCCACTTTTATATCTGAATTTCACAGAACATGATATTTACAAACTCATGTTTGATATTCATTTAGGGAGAAAACCTGATATTGACATAAAAAAAATGACCGAAAAATATGCTACAACAATTAGATTAGAGGCACTTTCCGAATCGACCATCAATCATGAAAAAATGCTTAAATGCATATCCAATTTTTCTAAAAACATTATCTTTTCAGAAACTATAGAATCGAGTGGATCATCAATAAGCATCAAACCACAAGATGTACTTGGACGCATTCAACTTTTATGTAACTCTGCTCAACAGCGGGATAGCATGACTAAATCACTGATCAATAGTATTGAATCAGAATGCAATGTGGAGTTACTACATTAAATCTGCAAATAACCACCGTGATTATTTAACATAATCATACAATGCAAATTGTGCATTGGTCATAGCAGCCCAGTATTTATCACCATATGACCAATGCCACCACTCAAATGGGTAATTGACAAAGCCATTAGCTGATAACACACTAAACATAATATTTCGATTTTTTTGTGCTTTCTCGGAGATATTTTCACAAAAACTCATACACTTTCCATTGGAAGATGCGATATCCATATCATATTCTGACCCCATATCACATATTTTTCCGGACAAACACAGCAGCAGATCGATAGCACCTCCAGTAGGGTGCCCAGCTACATTGGGTGGCGCAACAAATTCTGATGTCAACCTAACCAGCTCTTCGTGTGAAAGTGTTAAGTATTCTGCTGCAAGCCGTTTTAATCGCCGATTAAAATAGAACTTCTGCATCGAAACAGGTCTGAAACTTTCCTTGATGATGAATCCATAATCATCAGGAAGTAAGTTTGCAGCACGAGTCAAACGTTCAGCAACAGATTCCCTGACTTTAAATACGGGGGTATACTCCAGATGAGAATGGTTGTCTAATGAATCATCAACAAATATATTCTTATGAATACCAACTATATCCACCAGCTTTTCATGACACTCAGCTACAGGTATTGATGACACTCGTAAATCAGAAAGTGCCACAGGTTTTTTAACATTGCCAGACTCTTGCATAACACATTACTCCCTTTAGTCATTCTAGAGACCAGCTAATCATCAATAGCTATATTACTTAGCATTTAGGACTTAACGGCCACTCCCAACAATTATGTCTACTGAGACCAGACTATGTTTCTAATCACTCAAACTACTGGGGCATAATTAAACTGATAACTTGTTGTCTTATCATCTCACCAATCCCAATTAGTGACATACATCACAGAAATATCGCCACAGGTGGTGAATAGTGAACCGGTCCGGTGGTCAGGCCACCAGACCGACCATCGACATCAACAGAGTTTAAGGAGCTGCATTATGGAACACACCTGGCGCTGGTATGGCCCCAACGATCCGGTGTCGCTGGATGATGCCCGTCAGGCGGGCGCGACCGGTATCGTCACCGCCCTGCACCATATCCCGAATGGTGAAGTGTGGAGCATCGAAGAGATTAAGCAACGTCAGGCGATACTGGCGGAAAAAGGGCTGACCTGGTCAGTGGTGGAAAGCGTGCCGGTGCACGAAGCCATCAAAACCCAGACCGGCGATTACCGGCGTTATATCGCCAATTACCAGCAGTCACTGCGTAATCTGGGCGCCTGCGGCATTGATAC
Encoded here:
- a CDS encoding M15 family metallopeptidase, whose translation is MQESGNVKKPVALSDLRVSSIPVAECHEKLVDIVGIHKNIFVDDSLDNHSHLEYTPVFKVRESVAERLTRAANLLPDDYGFIIKESFRPVSMQKFYFNRRLKRLAAEYLTLSHEELVRLTSEFVAPPNVAGHPTGGAIDLLLCLSGKICDMGSEYDMDIASSNGKCMSFCENISEKAQKNRNIMFSVLSANGFVNYPFEWWHWSYGDKYWAAMTNAQFALYDYVK